The DNA window CTGTGCGCCTTCATTATTTCACATAGGCAATACAGTCAACAACCAAGTTTTGAGTCGATCAGTCGACTATcgatatcgatattcgatcttCGAGAGATCGTGCGATCGTTCTTGTGTTTTGTTTTGGTGTGTTTTTTCTCACGTCTCGCTCGCCCTCAGcattccctcaatttttttgaaatttattcattATTCATTCATGTAATTCGCATTAATGTCGGATAAGAGCAGCGATTTGAATTGTTCAGGGCGATGGAAAAGTGATCTCAGTGAGTGAAGCGGACTCATGTGCAGTTTTATGTCGAAATTATGGTGGTGGATAATGCGGATGTCGAATGCCTGTTGCCCGAGAGTAAGAAGCATGGTAAACCAGTGAACGAAATCGTGAAGCACATCAATGGACCAAATATCAAAATATTCGCCGTTCTGCTCGTGTCATCATTCATTTTGTACCATGGACTCCTCCACACGATATACGGTTTGTAatgacataacctcaaaatttcattctgaTTAAATTAGCGCCAGGACATccaaagggctttttttttatcggaaCCGCAGAGGATCGCCATGGAACGTATCGCTTTTTTATCCTGTTCTACCGGCGCGTCCTAATGGAACAATTGGACCGCTCTGCCGAGGTAGGTTGAGGCTGTGGTTAGGCCGATTCAACCGGCCCAAACCCCAAAGATCCCGATCTATCGCGTTCCATGCGTTCTACGAATATAAAAAAGCCCTCAGTGATAAACTTATCGTAGGTGGGACCTTCCCAGAACCAGTTGCCccatattccagtatttttcgAAATAATGTGAAAGCCCTGTACTGCACTCAAATCACTCCGAATAGTTATGCGAGTCCTATTTTACAAGATGCGTTGTCGAAGTAAACTGTTTGGAAACAGAATCACAAGATTCTAAACGGGTAGCGTTGTTGGACTTCGTTAGGATGACCTAAtgacttgtttgtttacatgTGATAGCTCAACTTTTCTACCAAACGCTCAACAATCTCAGAAGGTTGATGGGACTGTTTGGGTTGCGTTTGCGAACAGAAAAACAAACCGGAATTGGACAAGTTTACTTTGACAACTCACCTGAAATCAATGCTCCGTGGCGTTTACATCGGATAAGTTGTCAAACCTCTCAATATGACTGAGGGTCCCATATTTTATGGTTTTAATGCACATTCAACTCAGAAATCTAGATGGCAGGTCCTCTGGTAGCGCGTCATTTGTTTCAGTGTGAACTCTTTCCCACACAAACAACACTCCTCAGAActgaaattcacatttttaacATGATAACAGTACCTACATTACAGTTATCTGCTATTGCATGATTTTGCATTTCAGCAAATGACAGTTCTTTATAATTGCATCTCTAATAATAGCAAGAGGAAGTAGTGAAATGTTCAGCAGtaggaaaaaaaaggacaatTAACATCAAGCTCAACTGCTTGATGTTTATCATCgtttttttccttactttttggCATTCCAATGTATGTCCAGCAGAATTTGCATACATCTGACAATTCCAAACATGGAATGGAATCTTGTATACTTAAGTAATGAAACAGCATTAATTCCAAAAAAAGAGCCTAATGGCTTCTCGTAATAACTCGTGGAAAAGTCAAAACTCtaatgaaatttaaagaaatttcagAGGTTTAATCAGCATTAAGACACAATTTGTGTGAATGTCAGTGCCCTTATCCTGGATCCAGGTATATAGAAACTTCTCTAACGTACAACTAGCTCTTTGCATTCAGCAGCGTGCAAAAATTTTACTTCCTAAATTtgcttatttcattttttaggaatggATTCCTGTACATGGCTCTTTTCTGATGGGAGAGTCCGAGGTGACATGGGTTGGCAGCCGTATGGATGTATGTTACACCAGTACACCAAATTGTAAGCAtgattttcattgtttttaaaaacaagtttATAATACAGTAAGGGATAACTTGCCTTTTGCTCTTAAAAGGAAAACAGATCTCTGACAACGGCAGGCATATTTGCTGGACTGCACTAAAGTTCCTACAACTGCAGTTTTGCGCAGCCTATGTCAATTCTCAGTTTGACTTAATTGCAAATATGATTTAAATTCCTTGAAACTGAGGCTACATAATATTATCAATACCTCACAACTTTTCGAAGtgttcaaatttttatcaaactttccaaaatttaattaaaagtcTACAagaattttgcgattttatagatttttttatgaaactaCCATAAATGCTGATTAAAACCCCGTCAAATTTCAAGCAAATTCTCCTTTCGCTGATACTTGCTTCTCAACAAAAATGATTAATTTGACAGGGCTCTCATTAAAATGTATCAATTGACAACGACCTATTATTTACATGCAACTGCTGGCAgtaaaaatcaagattttactAAGTCAGGCATGAATAAAAGAGCCCTTAaaagctgtgaatattttttctgttaTTAAACGCAACTTTGCAAAGTTCTtgcctttaaatatttttgaagatttaaTCAGTTGGGATTGTGACAGTGTACTCAGCAGAATTGTGTTATCATTAAGATGAACATTACTTacaaaaatgtgtttaaagtGAAGAAAAGACATGCCAATGTTTCTGCTCaaagttcaaaactttttattgaTTAATAAGAGTccaaaagaaattattttataaaCTGCAGTGCTAAACTCCAGTTGTAATTCTTCTTTTCACAGAGATACCAACCGGTGTTTCAAGTACTTGGCCTTTTGGGGTCGAATGAATCACTTTGTCTTCATGGGAGATTCCAGACTTCGTGGCCTTTATCAGGAGTTTGTCAAGCAGTTTCAGCCTTCCATTCCAGGGACCTCTGACATCAGTAAGAAACCAATCCATTCTGATCTCAATTTTGCTGATGCTAGTTTGAAGCTTGTTGTGGAATTTATTTGGAGTCCCTTTGCCTCGAAACGAATGACTCAACATTTGATGAGATGGCAGGTGAGTATCGATGTTATATTTTTGTTAGAGGTTAccgttttagaaaaaaaccaacatATTCTCAAACCTATTGCTGGAGCGCCCTCCGCAGTCCTGGCACGCAAAAGCAGGATTGCTCTTTCTGAAGTCCTGATTTGTAAATTTCAGAAGGTTGACTAACTTCTGTACTTAAGTTTTTCCTCTAATTAGCTCAAAATCACCAATGTTATTTAGTCGAGAAGTTGTTTTCAAAACTTACATTGTAAGTGTTGTCTTTCATGCACAGTTTTAAAGTGCCTATCATTTGTTTTAATACTATCTCATAATATTCTGTGTTTATTAATGTCTTTGTTTCCCAGCATGAAAGTGTATAGCACCAAGGGTGTACATCTTCTACAATAGGGTGTCCCACTTTGAGGGTCAcctccgaattttgatgatggtacTCTCTAAATCGTTGACCCCACTTATAACAATAAGATtgcactaaagaaaaaaattctaaaaaattttttaagggtTGCGCACGGCCAAAAACCACCCCCCGGGATAGcacaaaatgcagaattttgcccattttgacgatttattttaacaacattgtaattgagctagggctctgaaaattttacagtaaGAGCATATGATAGggtactttaaagaaaaatttttgttgatgcCATCATGCGATtccattttttgctaaaattcctcaaaatcggctaaaaacgcgatgaatttcaagattttgtatttttgtcttatgacgattttttcagcTGAATAAGTTAAATTAAACATGAAACGTACCAAAAATTGCATCTTGATactcattttgaccaaaattcataCTTGACATtattaacccctcccccccccccatttattTTTAACCGTAAATTCAGCGATACTCAAGTCGCGATAGgtgcatgattttttttttcttttttccattgaaGATCACATTTGTATTCATAttcttacattttaaatgtCGACGCAATGTTTCATTAAAGTGGTACTCACTTGTGGAAAATGGGAGAGCATGAtgtggacttttttttaaaaaaaaaataaattgtatttttttaaaaaaaaaaaataattttactgaaataAATGGGAACGGAGCCAAGCACCAAACAATTAGAGACAACATCAttcctttcttccaaaatactTCAGCAGAAGCTtgggaggaaaagaagaaaaattgactgaatATACTTCAGAAAAACGAAGTTagtcttccaaaaaaaagtggcaAGGTGCCTAAACAGTAGAGGAAATGCATGATTACTTCCTTTTTGAACACTTAACAACTGACGCTTCAGCGCTAACAACAGGACAGTTCATCCCTCTGTTTTCGAAACTGTGGCTACTTTTTGGCATCAATTTGATCCAACAGAAAGTGATTTGAAAGGCTTTCAAAAAGTTTGCTTATTCACTTTAATATGTTCAATCATTGCTGGTACAAATCTCAGCGTCCAATAATTGCCCTTCAAGATGATTTGTAATTTACAAAAAAGTTGCTTCAGTACAGTAGTATTGATAAGAGAGTATCAGAGGCTACATTGGTTACTTTTTCAAGACATTACAGTTATCTTAGTGACAGGTTGGGGCCTCTGTCTGTTTTTGATTAATTCATTTCTAATagcatgaaaagaaaaataattatagcTGTAGTAACTAAAGAGAGCAATGATAATTATCTCAATAAACTAGTGAAAAATGACACTGAATTACACATATTTTCATCCTATCATATGGTTGATTTcctaacaacaaaaaaatgaagaaattgcaTCAAATGAATAGTTATTGGATCTTCTTTGATGTAATTTCCACCTAACATTACCAGGtacataaaaagaaaggaataatCCATTTCCTCAACtgtttttttcctcctattGCCTTGCACTATAACCTTGCTAGTTATATTTGGAAGACTGAACTCGCTTTTCTGAAGTATACTAGGTAGTAGTAGTTCCTAAATTCTAAAGTATACCAAGGAACCTAACTTTTTTGTAAATTACAAATCATCTTGAAGGGCAATTATTGGACGCTGAGATTTGTACCAGCAATGATTAAACATATTAAATTGAATAAGCAAACTTTTTGAAGGCCTTTCAAATCACTTTCTGTTGGATCAAATTGATGCCAAAAAGTAGCCACAGTTTCGAAAACAGAGGGATGAACTGTCCTGTTGTTAGCGCTGAAGCGTCAGTTGTTAAGTGTTCAAAaaggaagtattcatgcatttcCTCTACTGTTTAGGCAccttgccactttttttttggaagactaACTTCGTTTTTCTGAAGTATattcagtcaatttttcttcttttcctcccaAGCTTCTGCTGAagtattttggaagaaaggaaTGATGTTGTCTCTAATTGTTTGGTGCTTGGCTCCGTTCCCATTtatttcagtaaaattatttttttttttaaaaaaaatacaatttatttttttttttaaaaaagtccaCATCATGCTCTCCCATTTTCCACAAGTGAGTACCACTTTAATGAAACATTGCGTCGacatttaaaatgtaagaaTATGAATACAAATGTGATCttcaatggaaaaaagaaaaaaaaaatcatgcacCTATCGCGACTTGAGTATCGCTGAATTTACGGTTAAAaataaatggggggggggggaggggttaataATGTCAAGtatgaattttggtcaaaatgagtATCAAGATGCAATTTTTGGTACGTTTCATGTTTAATTTAACTTATTCAgctgaaaaaatcgtcataagacaaaaatacaaaatcttgaaattcatcgcgtttttagccgattttgaggaattttagcaaaaaatggaATCGCATGATGgcatcaacaaaaatttttctttaaagtaccCTATCATATGCTCttactgtaaaattttcagagccctagctcaattacaatgttgttaaaataaatcgtcaaaatgggcaaaattctgcattttgtgCTACCCCGGGGGGTGGTTTTTGGCCGTGCGCAacccttaaaaaattttttagaatttttttctttagtgcaatcttatttttataagtggggtcaacgatttagagggtaccatcatcaaaattcggaggTGACCCTCAAAGTGGGACACCCTATTCTACAATAtggaataattaatttttccttgtGTGGGCACACCGGtattgctgttttcttgtaatTACGCAAATTAGAGTTCATACAGTTCAATATGAGCCTCTGGGATGGAGTCAAATTTAGAGTAATTCCTATTAAAATTTTCGAGTCATGAGCTGGTAGTCTCTTCTTTTAATTGGTACCCAACGATCAAGAGCCATGTTTAccgaaattctaaaaattgtcATTTGAATAAAGTAGAGTCAAGCTCAGTTCACAGCtcagttttccattttttactcTAAAGATATGCCActaaaaattatgatattttcaTGCATCTGGAGCCATTCAACATAGTTACACTTCTTACTTGTACTATTAAAGCACTTAATAATGACCAAAAACCAAAACATGCAATGTTGTGATTTTTTCTGGAActgaaacaaaatattcaccaaGAATGTTATTATTTGGTTGGGGAGACTCTCTCAAGATCAGTAATTAAAATATGTCAAGAAATTTTCCAATAATcaatgatttcatttttcacacattgctttttttaattcaaagtcCCATCACTTTAAATTTCTATAAACCTTGCTTAAAAATATCTGATGTTACCTTCTTTGTAGATAAAATTAATGTGAGAAAATGCAAGTACCAAACTGAAACTCTCAAAATGGGAAACGATCAACGAAAactattttattaattttcttattttaattagCAATTTTCTTTTGTCTAATCCACAACAGAATCAAGGTCCGAGCGTTATTATCATGAACTCTGGAAGTTGGGCCATAAAACAGTCGAACGGATCTCTGGAAGTAGTCAATGAATATGCAGCCAATATATCTCGCCTTGTACATGTAAGTTTATAGCTTATTGTGTGTTCGGGATTTCCATCATGGAAACTTAAATTTTAGTCCActaagatttatttttttacccatGTCTCCATTGAAGCCACTGTCCAATTCATGACTTTTGTTGGCTCACTTTTGAGTAGCATTTTGGAGTTTAAAAACTTGCCATCTCATTCATTCGTTTCAAGAACAGCCTTTTTGACCACAAATCCGGTTTGATGCTAATCATTTGTAGTTGCTCATTTCAAGAGGAAAGAAGTACACATTTGGAGTTCAGAATAACTTTATTAGGGGTAGGGAGAAGGTAAACGACAAAAGAAGTAAGAAGAGAAGTTAGGATTGTTAGGAATAgtcggtaaaatatttttttaaaacagtggAAGAATGATGTGTTTTCAAACTACACAATTTAATTTTGGAGAGTTTTACTCCAGATACTTACAAGGTCTCTCCTAGTGGAAAGCGCCAATTCCGATTTAATTGTGAGTTTCCTCGCGCACAGATCCTTGTTTGGAGTAATAACATATGTAAAAAAAGTCATTCATTGATTTTATTATTAGATAATCATTTTGCTCAAATCACTCTTATAAAGCTGTGCCTTAaagtaggggtgttcaaactAATTCTTGCCGGAAGGCTATCAGTATCGTCTCTTACCGAAACAGGTGGCAGTACCAACAGTGGCAATGATATAGTCAACAGCCCGCCTTATCGGAGTTGTAAGAGCttgcactcaatgcattgttgccccgtttgccagattgcctggcgcggcggcgcgtaaaataaatgtacataggcaacagcttatttttgtCAGCTCAGAAAGCTCAGATCGCTATcggtaagagcgctcttattgtatttttttcttgacggaactgtttcggtagcttaccgacaaccgatagagCAGCCCTACCTTAAAGGATGTTTCAAACTTGATCATTCTTAATTCTTAAGTCCCTCCTTAGTCTCTAGTTTTAACCTTGGAAAGTGGTCTCTTTAATAACAGTCATCATTATTTCTGTCCATAGTTATTTGATGGattgaccaatcagaaaacaCGCGCAATATGGTTACTCCAAGAGCCAGTCAATGAGGAAAAACTTTCTCCGGCTCGAATGGCCATAACCAATATGATGATCGATCGTTACAATGCTGCTGCCATGGAGGTTTGGAGTATTCCTATTCTATTCCCTCTCGATTAACAGTCTAAATTTCTTCTGATATTTTAAgttatcatttaaaaatgtcttaaaagTTTATTCAAAAGCAAAAGAATATCATTACATTTTCATTGAAAGTAtcatttcaagatttttgatTCATCTATACTGCCGAGCTAaagaaaaacgttgtatgagtCTCCAGAAGATGCAAAAACTACCTCaataaaatatctatttttgaggaaagttaggtATGcagattttcccttgaaatttacagatattttagattaacttGTGAAGAAAATCGTCCGAAATATTTGAAGTAAACTGTTCTCAATTTTCCCAGCAAATTCGTTCTGTACCAGAGATACTTTGGCGACATCTGAAGGCTCTTatggcattcttccttagcacagtagcaTACATGACAGGAAGAAGGTTTTAAGCTCCAGATGATCTTCAATATTTGTTCATCTTTGGTTTGTAAATTGTTGTTTCTTAAAGGTACTATTTTATGGGGGAACTTTCATCGAACTTAAAGAAGTTCAAATACAAACAATAGACAAACAGTTCAACTTTGTTCAGTTTGTCAAAGACAAACAGAACAAAGTTGTTATAGTTAAAGAAGCGTCTCAAGTTTTGATGAACTATGAAATTAGTTCATTGAATCAATTGTGCGCAATTTGCTGAGACCCTTCGGGTCAAGCTGTGTGGACCAAGCGAAGGAAATGAGTGCTTGGCAAAAACAAATGGCTTTTGCGAAAAGTTCCCCTCCGTTTTAATCGAACCTCCCAATGGCTTAGGTGTTGCAGCACAGTGCAGTGGAAGTATGGTCCAGTTCTCGATTAATCGCTCAAGTTCATATGGATGAAATAAGTGATGGCATCCATTTGGGTCCAAAAACTTTGTCAACAGATGTGCAGTTACTACTGAATGCATATTGCGATGACCACATGAATTTCGACGATGGAACATGCTGCAGTAGCTCAGAGCCATATACCACTCTGCAAGTCATGACATTTTCAGCCCTTTTTGTCTGGTTAGTATTTCCGGCTCCTTATTCTAATGAGGAGGACAAGAGGCTACTTACCCTAAGAGTTTTGGTCAAGCTTCGTGTAAGATGGAAATTCATAAAATCCCGAGTTGCCATCTGTGGCAAGGCAAGCTTTGCGATAAAGCGATtaatctgccttttaaacccaTAGAgaaggattgataaacaagatgtttgcaacaaacgccttaataatcgattctttaccatagcctcaaatggggaaatatcgataatcgatcattcatgcttcGCTGTTGGTTGCCATCCGTTGTCACTAAGAATACAAAGtcctttccttcattttcaacGGGAATCTAGTTGCCCCAAAGAGAATAGTCCATGttctaaaattaaaacaaagacTCAGAGAGAATTCTATAATTAAATGTTAATGAAGCAAAGATAATATATCTTCTCTCATGATAAGTAACAGTAAGTATGTAAAATATTTGTAATATTTGATGGaaggtaaaattttttgaatttacaTTTTGAAAGTAGCGTAAATCTGAGTTATTGAGTCGATTAAGTGGAATTTAGTTCCTACATACATAGTGTTTCAATGGACTGATAGACAGGGCAAGAATCAGAAAACATGCTCCCTCATCAGAAAATACATACACATCCACTTGAATCTATGTTTTAAAACGGACTTTGTGTGGAAAACCAAGGGATTCAGTGCTGGCCTAATAGTGCTATTATTTGAAAAGATGATATTTATTATCTCCCGAGGATGATGTTCTTTGCgtacacaattttttactcGCTAATTTTAAGACGAGCAGTGTGTATAATCTGGTGTCTAAGGAGAAATATTCTTTCTTTGCTGTTCAAAAAGACAAGACATACAAAAATTTATCATGCTCCTCTGAATGATAAAAGCATGCTGCGTTGCCTTTAACACATGATGGCAAGTCCACTTTTCCATGAGGAAATGTGTGTCAGAATGTCAACAAATTTACTTTCAGCCCTGCTTTTCTCAACATTGACAGATCAACAGTTccattttaaaagctcattttGCCCAGGTGGTAAAAAACatattatcaaatttttcagaatttcacctGTGTTCTATTAAAAGATTTGTGTATTGTGCTACTTAGTGAGCTGCTGCCGCAGTTTCAAACAGCAatatttttagtccattttccAGATCCTGACAAAAATCGTGCACAAGCAAAGATGCTTAGAATCCTTGAGCCATGGACTTAATACTTTTGTATCAGATAATTCTTTACGACTCCTTGAATTTAAACATAAACCTGAAATTTTGTCTCATTTCTATCTTATCTTCAGATAAATTGATTGTGTCCAAATTTTCATTCGCAGCTTTCTGATTGGATGTACTTTGGCAATTAGACACACCAAATATGACTACAACTCATCTGGAATTTATGTCATCACTACGTCTTTAGCCAAGTTAGGTCTGATAATGGCCTACTTTTATCTTTGTGATCGGTAAGTTGGAACAGGACTTTAATGGAAATCTCCAATGTAAAAGAAAGGGCAGGATATTGACCACAATACCTCACTTATGTTTTTTTCCTCAATGAAGCTTCAACTTACTGGAAtacccaatattttttttttttactttttctaacCATAATTCATTAAGTAAGCAGCGTTACTCAAATTAAAGGAGGATTTAGTTTTAGTCCATGCGGCGCATGCTAAGGGACCAAGTAAGGTGAGCAGCgtggtttattttttaaggtcTGATTGGCTTCAGCAACCGTGGGTTGTATGAATGAGCCAATGTACCTGAGATTTAacccttaaggtgattcgatggacgccatattttgtgtcagaacggcatgcgatatattgcatcaattggttccattatttcagctactcgtcatttttctccaattttgagattgaaattctgttgtcaggagactaaagcactcacttaccaatttcaacaaagaaattcaacgtaataaaggcgaggtttttttagagagaaaatttcgcattcgagtgcagttacgatatcagtatcgaattcgatgttttctctctgaaaaaaccacgcctttattacgttgaatttctttgttaaaattggtgagtgctttagtctcctgacaacagaattgcgatctcaaaattggagaaaaatgacgagtagctgaaaaaatggaaccaattgatgcaatatatcgcatgccgatCTGACTTGaagtatggcgtccatcgaatcaccttaaacactACTCCAAGCCAGTTTCTAACTCTGCCCCTCAGCCATCACTTTTTTTGGTGTGGATTAAAATGGAACTATTGCATTccagaaaaacaattttttggtaatttttaaacCTTTTGCAGTATAGCTGTAACTATTCAAACCTCCAGACGGCTTTTGAAACTCCACAGCTCAGCCGTGAATTGCATTTCTTCTCCAATTTGAAGCTCTAATAATCCATTTTGCTTTTGCCTTTTTGCAGAACTAacttttttatgaaagaaaacaaatattaTTCTCCTGTTAGTTTTTGGCTACCAATTGCCTATGTCCTTGCCCTGGGTCTCTTTTTTACGGAGGACAGTCGTTACACGAAAGTACTCCACAAGGACCAAACAGATGAATGGAAAGGTATGATTTTCAACATAATGTGATTTGTGTGGGTTAAAAAACTTGAGCAAGAAGTTACTTTTACAGCTGATATTTTATGGTTGGTGT is part of the Bemisia tabaci chromosome 1, PGI_BMITA_v3 genome and encodes:
- the LOC109039562 gene encoding N-acetylneuraminate (7)9-O-acetyltransferase; this translates as MVVDNADVECLLPESKKHGKPVNEIVKHINGPNIKIFAVLLVSSFILYHGLLHTIYGMDSCTWLFSDGRVRGDMGWQPYGCMLHQYTKLDTNRCFKYLAFWGRMNHFVFMGDSRLRGLYQEFVKQFQPSIPGTSDISKKPIHSDLNFADASLKLVVEFIWSPFASKRMTQHLMRWQNQGPSVIIMNSGSWAIKQSNGSLEVVNEYAANISRLVHLFDGLTNQKTRAIWLLQEPVNEEKLSPARMAITNMMIDRYNAAAMEVLQHSAVEVWSSSRLIAQVHMDEISDGIHLGPKTLSTDVQLLLNAYCDDHMNFDDGTCCSSSEPYTTLQVMTFSALFVCFLIGCTLAIRHTKYDYNSSGIYVITTSLAKLGLIMAYFYLCDRTNFFMKENKYYSPVSFWLPIAYVLALGLFFTEDSRYTKVLHKDQTDEWKGWMQFVILIYHFTGASKVLPIYNHIRVLVSAYLFLTGYGHFIYFWHRTDVGVVRFFQVLFRMNFMAVTLCFCMNRPYQFYYFVPLVSFWFSMLYLVLLTPPRVTAMSCEANPLHYLYLAIKIIVFFSLIVILYMSEVFFEKVFVTRPWKALFVTTDDDIHEWWFRWKLDRYSTAYGAVFALALMVAQRYNLVDDNNHSNLFSPRVAICLALTALAGIIANTIFTLLCSNKPECNEVHSYTVFVPIISYIALRNLSGILRTRYSSLFAWFGRISLELFIGQYHIWLAADSYGVLVIIPRYPVLNALVTLFIFVCASHEIHNITLKLLPFAVPYDWRLAVRNISIFLFILMPIAIYDGMF